A genomic window from Providencia alcalifaciens includes:
- the yegQ gene encoding tRNA 5-hydroxyuridine modification protein YegQ, producing the protein MFTPELLSPAGSLKNMRYAFAYGADAVYAGQPRYSLRVRNNEFNHENLAKGINEAHELGKKFYVVVNIAPHNAKLKTFIRDLTPVIEMGPDALIMSDPGLIMMVREAFPEMDIHLSVQANAVNWASVKFWKQMGLTRVILSRELSLEEIAEIRQQVPEIELEVFVHGALCMAYSGRCLLSGYINKRDPNQGTCTNACRWEYKVQEGKEDDVGNIVHVHEPIPVKNVAPTLGEGAPTDKVYMIEEAMRPGEYMTAFEDEHGTYIMNSKDLRAIEHVETLTKMGVHSLKIEGRTKSFYYCARTAQVYRRAIDDAVAGKPFDPTLLSTLEGLAHRGYTEGFLRRHTHDAYQTYEYGYSVSDTQQFVGEFTGNRVNGLAEVDVKNKFSVGDSLELMTPSGNIVFTLDALTNRKGESVDVAPGNGHVVYLPIPEDVDVNFGLLIRNLAGTTTRDPHQTQAEKA; encoded by the coding sequence ATGTTTACACCAGAATTATTATCCCCAGCAGGTTCCTTGAAGAACATGCGTTATGCGTTTGCTTACGGTGCCGATGCGGTTTACGCCGGCCAACCACGTTATAGCCTACGCGTGCGCAATAATGAATTTAACCATGAGAATCTCGCGAAAGGGATCAATGAAGCCCACGAACTGGGTAAAAAATTCTATGTGGTCGTCAATATCGCGCCACATAACGCCAAGTTGAAAACCTTTATTCGTGACCTGACCCCCGTGATTGAAATGGGTCCCGATGCATTGATTATGTCCGACCCTGGTCTGATTATGATGGTGCGTGAAGCCTTCCCGGAGATGGATATTCACTTATCGGTTCAGGCTAACGCCGTCAACTGGGCTTCCGTGAAATTCTGGAAACAAATGGGATTAACCCGCGTGATTTTATCCCGCGAATTATCGCTGGAAGAAATAGCTGAAATTCGCCAACAAGTACCCGAAATTGAGCTGGAAGTCTTTGTACACGGTGCGCTGTGTATGGCGTATTCCGGTCGCTGCCTGCTTTCTGGTTATATTAATAAACGTGACCCGAACCAAGGCACCTGTACTAACGCGTGTCGCTGGGAGTACAAAGTTCAGGAAGGCAAAGAAGACGATGTGGGTAACATCGTGCATGTCCATGAGCCAATCCCCGTTAAAAACGTGGCGCCAACACTCGGTGAAGGAGCTCCAACTGATAAAGTTTACATGATTGAAGAAGCGATGCGTCCGGGGGAATACATGACCGCCTTTGAAGACGAACACGGCACTTACATCATGAACTCAAAAGATTTACGCGCCATCGAACACGTTGAAACACTGACAAAAATGGGTGTTCATTCATTGAAAATCGAAGGTCGTACTAAATCATTCTATTATTGTGCTCGTACTGCCCAAGTTTATCGCCGTGCCATTGATGATGCGGTGGCAGGTAAACCATTTGATCCAACCTTACTTTCTACCCTTGAAGGGTTAGCACACCGTGGTTATACCGAAGGTTTCTTACGTCGTCATACCCATGATGCCTACCAAACCTATGAATATGGCTATTCCGTTTCAGATACCCAGCAATTTGTCGGTGAATTTACTGGCAACCGTGTAAATGGCTTAGCGGAAGTCGATGTGAAAAATAAATTTAGCGTCGGCGACAGCCTAGAGTTAATGACACCATCAGGCAATATCGTCTTCACTCTGGATGCATTAACTAACCGCAAAGGCGAATCTGTTGATGTGGCTCCTGGTAATGGGCATGTGGTTTATCTGCCAATCCCTGAAGATGTGGACGTGAATTTTGGTCTGCTGATCCGCAACCTTGCGGGAACCACTACTCGAGATCCTCATCAAACCCAAGCAGAAAAAGCGTAA
- the thiD gene encoding bifunctional hydroxymethylpyrimidine kinase/phosphomethylpyrimidine kinase, with translation MRVNALTIAGTDPSGGAGIQADLKTFSALGAYGASVMTALVAQNTQGVQAIHNIPPDFVAAQLNSVLSDVRIDAAKIGMLSNRDNVQVVANALKKTPVPYVVLDTVMVAKSGDPLLLPDAVETLRRELLPMVSLITPNLPEAAVLLDEPMAQTEEKMREQGQRLLQLGCQSVLMKGGHLIDSQSPDWLITPEGEWRFTSVRIDTKNTHGTGCTLSAALAALRPRFVDWQQTVVEAKAYLQGALEQADSLEVGSGFGPVHHFHRWW, from the coding sequence ATGAGAGTGAATGCATTAACGATTGCGGGAACGGATCCATCAGGCGGAGCCGGTATTCAAGCAGATCTGAAAACATTTTCCGCACTCGGTGCGTATGGCGCCAGTGTGATGACTGCGCTGGTGGCACAAAATACGCAAGGTGTTCAAGCCATCCATAATATCCCTCCTGACTTTGTTGCGGCCCAATTGAACTCTGTTTTAAGTGATGTGCGTATCGATGCCGCGAAAATCGGCATGTTATCCAATCGTGACAATGTTCAAGTGGTCGCCAACGCGTTGAAAAAAACACCCGTGCCTTATGTGGTGCTCGATACGGTGATGGTAGCAAAAAGCGGAGACCCGCTGTTATTGCCTGATGCCGTGGAGACCCTAAGACGTGAACTTTTACCCATGGTTTCGCTGATCACACCAAATTTACCGGAAGCAGCCGTATTACTTGATGAGCCGATGGCGCAAACCGAAGAAAAAATGCGTGAGCAAGGACAACGCTTACTGCAATTGGGTTGCCAAAGTGTCTTGATGAAAGGCGGGCACTTAATCGATTCTCAAAGCCCGGATTGGCTGATCACCCCAGAAGGTGAGTGGCGCTTTACATCAGTACGTATCGATACCAAAAATACCCATGGTACAGGATGCACATTGTCAGCAGCGCTAGCTGCACTAAGACCGCGTTTTGTGGATTGGCAACAAACGGTTGTGGAAGCAAAAGCCTATTTGCAAGGGGCGCTGGAACAAGCGGATAGTTTAGAAGTCGGAAGTGGCTTTGGGCCTGTACACCATTTTCATCGATGGTGGTAA
- the pagP gene encoding lipid IV(A) palmitoyltransferase PagP, with product MRVNKNIQLVVGAAAILSASICMSSPALAEEQSVGLWDKFTNNVSTTWDSDKYELYIPFFTWHNRFMYDKEKTDTYNEEPWGFGIGKYRYDEDNDWHALYAMAFMDSHNKVEPIVGYGFQKMWIPGDIDGFRMGAGFTLGITAREEYSYIPLPAPLPLVSIEYDKLSVQATYIPGTYNNGNVLFAWLRWQW from the coding sequence ATGAGAGTTAATAAAAACATACAGTTGGTTGTAGGCGCAGCGGCAATTCTGAGCGCGTCAATCTGCATGTCATCACCTGCATTGGCTGAAGAGCAATCAGTCGGTTTATGGGATAAGTTCACCAATAACGTCAGTACCACTTGGGATTCTGACAAATATGAGTTGTATATACCGTTTTTCACTTGGCATAACCGTTTTATGTACGATAAAGAAAAAACGGATACCTACAATGAAGAGCCATGGGGTTTTGGTATCGGTAAATATCGTTATGATGAAGATAATGACTGGCATGCACTCTACGCGATGGCATTTATGGATTCTCATAATAAAGTCGAGCCAATCGTTGGTTATGGTTTCCAAAAAATGTGGATCCCGGGTGATATTGATGGATTCCGCATGGGAGCGGGTTTCACGTTAGGTATCACCGCGCGTGAAGAATATAGCTATATTCCACTCCCTGCGCCTCTACCTTTAGTTTCTATTGAATATGATAAGCTTTCTGTTCAAGCGACCTATATTCCAGGAACATACAATAATGGTAATGTGCTGTTTGCTTGGTTACGTTGGCAGTGGTAA
- a CDS encoding amino acid permease — protein MAQQTLKRGLKNRHIQLIALGGAVGTGLFLGIATTIQMAGPSVLLGYALCGFIAFLIMRQLGEMIVQEPVAGSFSHFAFKYWGGFAGFLSGWNYWVMFILVGMTELTAAGKYMQHWWPELPIWVSALVFFIVVNAINLINVRSYGETEFWFALIKVVAVIAMILFGCYLLFSGHGGPQAKVSNLWEYGGFFAKGYNGLLVALAIIMFSFGGLELVGITAAEAEDPDKSIPKAINQVVYRILIFYIGSLAVLLALYPWVQLDGKTSPFVLIFHELGDLLVANALNVVILIAALSVYNSGAYCTSRMLYGLAQQGNAPRFMAKINKGGVPVMALIVSGIATSGGILINFMMEGKAFELLMSLVVTTLVLNWIMICVSNLKFRAAMNKQGIETKFKSIWYPFGNYLCLAFLSLILIIILTMDGLRVSVLIMPVWIAVLWVGYQFSGAKKQGVESKAS, from the coding sequence ATGGCGCAACAGACGTTAAAGCGCGGATTGAAAAACAGGCATATTCAGTTAATTGCCTTGGGGGGCGCTGTCGGTACAGGGCTATTTTTAGGGATAGCAACCACTATCCAAATGGCAGGACCGTCGGTACTGCTTGGGTATGCATTGTGTGGATTTATCGCTTTTCTGATCATGCGTCAGTTAGGCGAAATGATTGTTCAAGAGCCTGTTGCCGGATCATTTAGCCACTTCGCATTCAAATATTGGGGCGGTTTCGCCGGGTTCCTCTCGGGTTGGAATTATTGGGTTATGTTTATCCTTGTCGGGATGACTGAACTGACCGCTGCGGGTAAATATATGCAACACTGGTGGCCTGAGTTACCTATTTGGGTTTCGGCGCTGGTGTTTTTTATTGTGGTTAATGCGATTAACCTGATTAACGTTCGCTCCTATGGAGAAACAGAATTCTGGTTTGCGCTGATCAAAGTTGTTGCGGTTATCGCGATGATTTTATTTGGCTGTTACTTGCTGTTTAGTGGTCATGGCGGGCCTCAAGCCAAAGTGAGTAACTTATGGGAATACGGCGGCTTTTTTGCCAAAGGCTATAATGGATTATTGGTCGCACTGGCAATTATTATGTTCTCGTTTGGTGGATTGGAGTTGGTAGGGATCACTGCGGCAGAAGCGGAAGACCCAGATAAAAGCATTCCAAAAGCCATCAACCAAGTGGTTTACCGTATCTTAATTTTTTATATCGGTTCACTGGCGGTATTACTGGCGCTGTATCCGTGGGTACAACTGGATGGTAAAACTAGCCCATTCGTACTGATTTTCCATGAGCTGGGTGATTTGCTCGTTGCTAACGCATTGAACGTGGTGATTTTGATTGCTGCTCTGTCGGTTTATAATAGTGGGGCTTACTGTACTAGCCGCATGCTGTATGGCTTAGCACAACAAGGTAACGCACCGCGCTTTATGGCAAAAATTAATAAAGGCGGCGTGCCTGTGATGGCGCTGATTGTTTCAGGTATCGCGACCTCTGGCGGGATCTTGATTAACTTTATGATGGAAGGCAAGGCGTTTGAATTACTGATGTCCTTAGTGGTTACCACGTTAGTTTTAAACTGGATTATGATTTGTGTTTCTAACTTGAAGTTTAGAGCCGCAATGAATAAACAAGGTATTGAAACGAAGTTTAAGAGTATTTGGTATCCGTTTGGTAACTATCTGTGTTTAGCCTTCTTGTCGCTGATCTTGATTATTATTCTGACAATGGATGGGTTACGCGTTTCTGTACTGATTATGCCTGTTTGGATCGCGGTTCTGTGGGTTGGTTATCAATTCTCGGGTGCCAAAAAACAAGGTGTAGAAAGCAAGGCGTCATAA
- the mgrB gene encoding PhoP/PhoQ regulator MgrB, with product MRNMLLIISIAIIFAFLYLLAMNNLCDQGGDDFQLGVCRVTGLLPF from the coding sequence ATGCGAAATATGCTATTAATCATCAGCATTGCAATTATTTTTGCTTTTTTGTACCTCTTAGCGATGAATAATCTTTGCGATCAGGGCGGGGATGACTTTCAACTCGGAGTTTGCCGCGTGACGGGTTTGTTACCATTTTGA
- a CDS encoding helix-turn-helix domain-containing protein: MAQDNHVALVNALSKWIEEHLGRVIHLEELAAYSGYSLWHMQKIFKEVTGISLGKYIRQRRLAGAVNLLRNSSQSIFDIALDFGFGSQSHFTYMFRKEYGITPFDFRQNDQIQLDVKEPLHLTSDDE, encoded by the coding sequence ATGGCACAAGATAACCACGTAGCACTTGTTAATGCTCTAAGTAAATGGATCGAAGAGCATTTAGGTCGAGTCATCCACTTGGAAGAACTCGCTGCCTATTCTGGGTATTCCCTTTGGCATATGCAAAAAATCTTTAAGGAAGTCACAGGGATCTCCTTAGGAAAATATATCCGTCAGCGTCGACTGGCTGGCGCCGTAAATTTATTAAGAAACAGCAGCCAAAGCATATTTGATATTGCATTAGATTTTGGCTTCGGCTCGCAATCTCACTTTACCTACATGTTCCGCAAAGAATATGGCATTACACCGTTTGATTTTCGTCAAAATGACCAAATTCAATTGGATGTAAAAGAGCCATTACACCTAACCTCGGATGATGAGTGA
- the yidA gene encoding sugar-phosphatase — protein MSIKLVAIDLDGTLLNSQHQISPAVKEAITRAHKQGVRIVLASGRPYSGILPYLQELGLDTASNYCISNNGSVIHQANDGSHLYENLLDFEDYQYFADLANNVGVHMHALADNTMFTANRHISRYTIHDAYFTNTPLVYCPVNEMDSSLSFTKIMIIDHPEKLDVGISYIPENTFENYSLIRTSPYFLEVSNKDASKGSALKVLCEKLSLTQDKVMSIGDQNNDITMLQYSSVSVAMGNAAPHIREIVKFVTTTNDCDGVAVAINKFII, from the coding sequence ATGTCAATCAAACTGGTCGCCATTGATTTGGATGGCACGTTACTCAATTCGCAGCACCAAATTTCTCCCGCAGTAAAAGAAGCCATTACCCGCGCACACAAGCAAGGGGTGCGAATTGTCCTTGCCTCAGGCCGTCCCTATTCTGGCATTTTACCCTACCTTCAAGAACTTGGATTAGATACCGCCAGTAACTACTGCATCAGTAACAATGGTAGCGTGATCCATCAAGCCAATGACGGCAGTCACCTGTATGAAAATCTGTTAGATTTTGAAGATTATCAATATTTTGCTGATCTGGCTAATAACGTGGGAGTCCATATGCACGCCCTGGCAGATAACACCATGTTCACCGCTAATCGTCATATTAGCCGCTATACCATTCATGATGCCTATTTTACCAATACCCCTCTGGTATATTGCCCCGTTAACGAAATGGATAGCTCGCTTAGTTTTACCAAAATCATGATTATTGACCATCCTGAGAAATTGGATGTTGGTATCAGCTATATTCCTGAAAATACCTTTGAAAACTATTCACTGATTAGAACCAGTCCTTATTTTCTCGAAGTTTCGAATAAGGATGCAAGCAAAGGCTCTGCGCTGAAAGTGTTATGTGAAAAATTATCCCTAACGCAAGACAAAGTCATGAGCATCGGTGACCAAAATAATGATATTACCATGCTACAGTATTCGAGTGTTTCGGTTGCGATGGGAAATGCTGCACCACATATTCGTGAAATAGTGAAATTTGTCACCACCACCAACGATTGTGATGGCGTCGCTGTAGCAATAAACAAATTTATTATCTAA
- the brnQ gene encoding branched-chain amino acid transport system II carrier protein translates to MFSTKDMLILGMMVFALFLGAGNIIFPPMAGYQSGTDWFNTSLGFLITGVLLPFLTLVTVAVKGRGEKLSVDLPKWVAVIFWVALYLIVGSTFAMPRVTNTAFEMGFLPLGFVEKSTFTHLTFALIFNFTSMFFMLKQGTMISAIGKFMTPALLVLLVVVGIAVVIDPLSDMNPPVKQYAEFAFFGGVIDGYQTMDVLSAMAFGGIVARALASKQITEPRQVAIITIKAGLISVSLLAALYICLFYLGATSEQVANTATNGGQIFSRYVDVLFGAVGTWIMCGIVLLASMTTLVGVTSACADYFATFNHRLGYRFWVVFFTMLTTVVSTFGLDTLLRVTIPALLMIYPSSVTIVFLQFARKFMAAPRVTYGITIGVVVLMSLFDTLNNMELLSAAVKANLITYLPLFEQGMGWLIPGIITFIISMFIGKFTARN, encoded by the coding sequence ATGTTTTCGACTAAAGATATGTTAATTCTGGGAATGATGGTATTCGCCTTATTTTTAGGCGCGGGAAATATCATTTTTCCACCGATGGCAGGCTATCAATCAGGGACTGACTGGTTTAATACCTCATTAGGCTTTCTGATCACCGGCGTTCTGTTACCCTTCTTAACCTTGGTTACGGTTGCAGTAAAAGGGCGTGGTGAAAAGCTTTCTGTTGATTTACCCAAATGGGTTGCGGTCATTTTTTGGGTTGCACTCTACTTAATCGTCGGCTCCACATTTGCCATGCCAAGGGTGACGAATACCGCCTTTGAAATGGGCTTCTTACCATTAGGCTTCGTTGAAAAAAGCACATTTACGCATCTCACTTTTGCACTCATTTTTAACTTTACCTCGATGTTCTTCATGTTGAAGCAAGGCACCATGATCAGCGCAATCGGTAAGTTTATGACTCCAGCATTACTTGTTTTATTAGTGGTTGTGGGGATTGCTGTGGTCATTGACCCACTTTCTGACATGAATCCTCCTGTTAAACAGTATGCTGAGTTTGCCTTCTTTGGCGGTGTAATTGATGGTTATCAAACCATGGATGTACTATCTGCCATGGCGTTTGGTGGGATTGTGGCGCGTGCATTGGCTTCAAAACAAATCACAGAACCACGCCAAGTCGCGATCATCACGATTAAAGCGGGTTTAATTTCAGTGAGCTTACTCGCAGCACTGTATATCTGCCTGTTCTATTTAGGCGCGACCAGTGAACAAGTGGCGAATACCGCAACCAATGGCGGGCAGATCTTCTCTCGTTACGTAGATGTCCTGTTTGGTGCAGTAGGTACGTGGATCATGTGCGGAATTGTATTACTGGCAAGCATGACCACGTTAGTGGGTGTGACCAGCGCATGTGCAGATTACTTTGCCACTTTCAATCACCGTTTAGGTTATCGCTTCTGGGTGGTTTTCTTCACAATGTTAACCACGGTAGTGTCCACGTTTGGTCTCGACACCTTATTGAGAGTCACCATTCCAGCGCTGTTAATGATTTATCCTTCATCGGTCACTATTGTGTTCTTGCAATTTGCACGCAAGTTTATGGCGGCGCCTCGGGTCACTTATGGGATTACCATTGGCGTAGTTGTGCTAATGAGCCTGTTCGATACACTAAATAATATGGAATTATTGAGCGCGGCAGTAAAAGCAAACCTGATCACCTACTTACCGTTATTTGAACAAGGTATGGGCTGGTTAATTCCAGGTATTATCACGTTTATTATCTCGATGTTTATCGGTAAATTTACCGCGAGAAACTAG
- the yddG gene encoding aromatic amino acid DMT transporter YddG codes for MKLGRYAATFYGVVSILLWSTMVGLVRSTSENFGPIGGAALIYSIGSLVLVVVMGLPKIHLFPRRYLFWGAFLFVSYEICFILALGLANSRQQAIELGMVNYLWPSFTIALAVLFNRQRFSLLLIIGLILAFAGLLWVISGDQPLSLNAILFNIQSNPLSYGLAFVGALLWAFYSNITKRMSNGCNGMVLFFIMTSVGLWILFIFSTPAPFNININSVSLLFITAIATGGANALWTVAIIKGNVAFLGTLSYFTPVISTAFSSMLLSTALTLGFWQGVLMVTIGSITCFIATRR; via the coding sequence ATGAAACTTGGACGATATGCAGCAACATTTTACGGGGTCGTGTCCATTTTATTGTGGAGCACTATGGTAGGGCTTGTTCGCAGTACGAGCGAAAACTTTGGTCCTATTGGCGGTGCGGCACTTATCTATTCGATAGGTAGCCTGGTTTTGGTTGTTGTAATGGGGTTGCCAAAAATTCATCTTTTCCCTAGACGCTATTTATTTTGGGGGGCATTTTTATTTGTTAGTTATGAAATCTGCTTTATTTTAGCTTTAGGGCTTGCCAATAGCCGTCAGCAAGCCATTGAGCTGGGTATGGTAAATTACTTGTGGCCCAGCTTCACAATTGCTTTGGCGGTTTTATTTAATCGACAGCGTTTTAGCCTATTACTGATTATAGGGCTTATTTTGGCATTTGCGGGTTTATTGTGGGTTATCTCCGGCGATCAACCTTTGTCCCTGAACGCGATCCTTTTTAATATTCAAAGTAACCCACTTAGCTACGGTTTAGCCTTTGTAGGCGCATTACTGTGGGCTTTTTATAGCAATATTACGAAACGAATGTCGAATGGCTGCAATGGTATGGTGCTGTTTTTTATCATGACATCGGTCGGGTTGTGGATCTTATTTATTTTTTCAACGCCAGCGCCATTTAATATCAATATTAATAGTGTCAGTTTGTTATTTATCACTGCCATTGCAACTGGTGGGGCAAACGCTCTTTGGACGGTGGCAATCATCAAAGGTAATGTGGCTTTTCTCGGGACATTGTCCTATTTCACACCAGTGATCTCTACGGCGTTCTCTTCAATGTTGTTAAGCACCGCATTAACTCTGGGCTTCTGGCAAGGTGTCTTGATGGTAACCATAGGGTCAATCACCTGTTTTATTGCCACAAGGCGATGA
- a CDS encoding alanine/glycine:cation symporter family protein has translation MIEFINSISNLIWGSLLIYLLLGAGLYFTIRSKFIQFRQFGHMFGVLKNSTQSDNSGISSFQALCTSLAARVGTGNLTGVAIAITAGGPGAIFWMWVVALLGMATSFVECTLAQLYKTKDDQGNYRGGPSYYMEKGLKQRWMGILFSIFLIIAFGLVFNAVQANSIAQATAVAFDFNPLYVGIALVILSGTIIFGGLRSIAKVAEFVVPIMAIAYLLLAFWVVGQNIERLPDVFMLIFRSAFGLQEAAGGAIGYGIAQAMTQGIQRGLFSNEAGMGSAPNAAASASPYPPHPASQGYVQMLGVFMDTIVICSATAIIILASGVLDGPVDKINGIELTQLALSSAVGSWGSIFVAIAIFFFAFTSIIANYAYAESNMIFLENNHTAGLFIFRLAALGMVMFGALGEMPLIWKLADVSMGLMAITNLIAILLLSGVAFKLAKDYNRQLGAGKIPTFDINEHPELKKQLNDGIWEKESVEQWVKNEAH, from the coding sequence TTGATAGAATTTATAAACTCAATCAGCAATCTTATTTGGGGCTCGTTATTAATTTATTTATTACTGGGAGCCGGTTTATATTTTACAATACGATCTAAATTTATTCAGTTTAGGCAGTTTGGTCACATGTTCGGAGTACTAAAAAATAGCACTCAATCGGACAACTCAGGTATTTCTTCATTCCAAGCGTTATGTACCAGCCTAGCAGCTCGAGTCGGTACTGGAAATCTAACCGGTGTTGCTATCGCGATTACGGCAGGCGGCCCCGGCGCTATATTCTGGATGTGGGTCGTTGCATTATTAGGAATGGCAACGTCATTTGTTGAATGCACATTAGCGCAGCTTTATAAAACGAAAGATGACCAAGGTAACTATCGCGGAGGGCCTTCTTATTATATGGAGAAAGGCTTAAAACAACGCTGGATGGGTATATTGTTCTCTATTTTCTTAATCATTGCATTTGGTTTGGTTTTTAATGCAGTCCAAGCGAACTCCATTGCACAAGCAACTGCTGTGGCATTTGATTTTAACCCACTCTATGTTGGAATTGCCTTAGTGATCCTCAGTGGCACCATTATTTTTGGTGGATTAAGATCAATTGCTAAAGTTGCCGAATTTGTCGTGCCAATCATGGCTATCGCTTATTTATTGCTGGCTTTCTGGGTCGTTGGTCAAAATATTGAACGTTTACCTGATGTCTTTATGCTGATTTTCCGTAGCGCCTTTGGTTTACAAGAAGCAGCAGGCGGCGCAATTGGTTATGGTATCGCTCAAGCGATGACGCAAGGCATTCAGCGTGGATTGTTCTCGAATGAAGCCGGAATGGGTTCTGCGCCAAATGCAGCGGCATCTGCGTCACCTTATCCACCACATCCAGCTTCCCAAGGCTATGTCCAAATGTTGGGGGTATTCATGGATACCATTGTGATCTGTAGCGCCACAGCCATTATTATTTTGGCTTCTGGCGTGTTAGATGGCCCGGTGGATAAAATCAATGGTATTGAGCTGACTCAGCTTGCCTTATCTTCTGCGGTGGGCAGTTGGGGTAGTATTTTCGTTGCAATTGCGATTTTCTTCTTTGCCTTTACATCAATCATTGCCAACTATGCATATGCGGAAAGCAATATGATTTTCTTGGAAAATAATCATACGGCAGGGCTGTTTATTTTCCGCTTAGCGGCATTGGGGATGGTGATGTTCGGGGCACTAGGTGAAATGCCACTAATTTGGAAGCTTGCGGATGTTTCGATGGGTTTAATGGCAATTACAAACTTGATTGCCATCCTCTTATTGTCCGGGGTGGCATTCAAACTCGCGAAAGATTACAACAGGCAGTTAGGTGCTGGAAAAATTCCCACATTTGATATTAATGAACACCCAGAGCTGAAAAAACAGCTCAATGACGGAATTTGGGAAAAAGAGTCGGTTGAGCAGTGGGTTAAGAACGAAGCCCATTAA
- a CDS encoding DinI-like family protein → MEIHIKVSDDLVSTLSEKSYDAFTAELHARVLEVYPGSNLFITHDSGATTFNTKGFHDDKEAHIVLHELVEDVFHHGHWLKA, encoded by the coding sequence ATGGAAATCCACATCAAAGTATCTGACGATTTAGTCTCAACGCTCTCTGAAAAATCCTACGATGCGTTCACTGCTGAATTGCACGCCAGAGTTTTAGAAGTATACCCAGGTAGTAACCTTTTCATTACACATGACAGTGGTGCAACCACCTTCAATACCAAAGGCTTCCATGATGATAAAGAAGCGCATATCGTTCTCCATGAACTGGTTGAAGATGTTTTCCATCATGGTCACTGGTTAAAAGCATAA
- a CDS encoding pyridoxal phosphate-dependent aminotransferase, whose product MDRRSFLKSSSLVAGGLALNSVLNQASANTSALVKPNAQHPLLLNFNENSLGMSPNAQKAVIEALPGSFRYPDDARSELIDNIGTLHNLNSKNVTLGNGSSETIQAAVAMLANKARKEGLKIQLVTPDPTFNYAELYALPLGVEITKVPLKSDLSFDLKKMEQIANDFDGLSIIYICNPNNPTAMITPHSQLDGWMKKVSDKQFFIVDEAYAEFVEDPQFVSAIELVQAGQKNLIVTRTFSKIYALAGLRVGYGIATPEIIEAVDEFISIDNTNTAGAVAAIASLKDKKFLEYSLKSNNLSRKIVETALNELGLEYAPSQANFIFHKVKGDVKTYKQRMKEANIMVGREFPPVMGWNRLTLGTPQEMEQFVAVLKEFRQKGWV is encoded by the coding sequence ATGGATCGCCGTTCATTTCTAAAATCAAGCTCACTTGTGGCGGGTGGCTTAGCACTAAATTCAGTTTTAAATCAAGCAAGTGCAAACACTAGCGCACTCGTCAAACCGAATGCTCAACACCCTTTATTGCTTAATTTCAATGAGAACTCATTGGGAATGTCACCCAATGCACAAAAAGCGGTCATTGAAGCTTTACCGGGTTCATTCCGTTACCCTGATGACGCACGTTCTGAGCTTATTGACAATATTGGTACACTGCATAACCTCAATAGCAAGAACGTGACACTCGGAAATGGTTCGTCAGAAACCATTCAGGCGGCTGTCGCCATGCTCGCAAATAAGGCAAGAAAAGAAGGTCTAAAAATTCAGCTTGTTACCCCAGATCCTACATTTAACTATGCTGAACTTTATGCTCTCCCACTCGGTGTAGAAATTACTAAAGTTCCATTAAAATCGGACTTGAGTTTTGACCTGAAAAAAATGGAGCAAATCGCCAATGATTTCGACGGTTTATCCATTATCTATATCTGTAATCCAAATAACCCAACGGCGATGATAACCCCTCATAGCCAACTCGATGGTTGGATGAAAAAAGTTTCAGATAAGCAATTTTTTATTGTCGATGAAGCCTATGCTGAGTTTGTTGAAGATCCACAATTTGTGAGTGCAATTGAATTAGTTCAAGCAGGACAAAAAAACCTGATTGTGACACGAACTTTCTCGAAGATTTACGCATTAGCTGGCTTGCGAGTGGGATACGGCATTGCGACCCCAGAAATCATTGAAGCAGTTGATGAGTTCATCTCGATTGATAACACCAATACTGCGGGTGCAGTCGCTGCGATTGCTTCGTTGAAAGATAAGAAATTCCTAGAATATAGCCTTAAATCTAACAATCTGTCGCGTAAAATCGTTGAAACTGCACTCAATGAGTTAGGCTTAGAATATGCGCCATCACAAGCTAATTTTATTTTCCACAAAGTAAAAGGCGATGTGAAAACCTATAAACAGCGCATGAAAGAGGCCAATATTATGGTTGGCAGAGAGTTTCCGCCTGTTATGGGTTGGAACCGTTTAACCTTAGGTACCCCGCAAGAAATGGAGCAGTTCGTTGCGGTACTTAAAGAGTTTCGTCAAAAAGGTTGGGTGTAA